The genomic interval AATGGCTCCCCATTGCCCTCAAGATAAAGCTTAAACTCAAGGAGATGTACATGGCCCTTCATGCCTTTAGGAAACTCTGCTAGTGAGGGAGGTAGGCACACAAGAAATGACAGTTGCATGCTCAAGGTGAGACGAGAGCTTGGAGAGGAGGATGAGAGGATGTGTCAGAAGTTAGGGAAGGAGGCAGGTCAGTTATACCTACACAGCAGGGGAGGATGGAGAGaacctgcttctcctccaccctCATCTGTCTCTCCCTGGCTCGCACCATCCTCACTGAGCTTCTCCCCGTTCCTCTAATGCTGAACTTCTTGGCTTATTGAGGTTCAGTAAGGAAAAAGTTGGAGGTGGAGGTAGTTCATTTATTTAAGCAGTGTAGTATGATGGAAAGAACAGAGACTCATGCTGGCATCCTGGCTTCACAACATATTAACTTCTATTCTCTATACTTCGGTTTGCCTATCTGTATAATGGGAACAATATCATTTGATCTTGAAGGGTCATGGTGAGGAGTGAATGAGGTCATGCTTCTGAAAAGTGTCTAGCAGTACCTTAGGCCCGTGCAGGTGCTGAAAAAATGCCAGCTCCTCCGGACCACGGCCCTGGTCTTGGCCACCATTTCTCACAGTGCCCTGTAAAACTGTGGGTCTGAGTGAGGATCTGTTACTTGGTTGATGGACATCATCACGGATAGAAATGGTACCCACAGTATCAGGAAACAGGGCCACTGTGAACCAGGCTGTTTTAACAGTTCCAGAGCGATCTAGTCCTCTTTCTGAGAACCATGAAATTTGGAATCTGGCGTTTGGAAATTTGACCTAGAAAAATATACACAGGCAGGAACTAAGATTTTCTATCTCAGCGAGAAGAGCCAGAGGCTTGTCAAGAAGCCAGGGCTGTGAAGCCAGGAAGCAAAGGAGCAATCGTGTCCCTGGCCCACCACACCCACTAATAAAGGCCAGGGCGTTCATGAGGCCACCTCTTTGAAGCCACTGGGAAGCTCCTACCCCACTGACGCACAGCGCGgaacaggagtcctgggtttgggAGAAGCCCGAGCAAAGACTTTTACGAGGTGAGGGACTCTTCTGAGGAAATGTAACAAGTTGAGGGGAAGGGTTTTGGACATTAGCAAAGTAAGCAAGAATTAAAGGGCTGCCATCCATGTCCACACCCTCTGTGGCAGGGGTATAAATGTTCCCAGAAGTAGGAGACCCACAGCTCCCTGGAGAACCGGGACTCTGTCTTCAGCCGGGTGCCTCGTTCCCTCCCAGCACCATGCCTTACAACTGCTGCCTGCCCAACCTCAGCTGCCGCTCCGGCTGCCCCTCGCGGCCCTGCGTGGCCCCCAGCTGCCACAACATCCCCCTGCCCGGGGCCTGCAACATCCCCGCCAACGTGGGCAACTGCGGCTGGTTCTGCGAGGGCTCCTTCAATGGCAGCGAGAAGGAGACCATGCAGATCCTGAACGACCGCCTGGCCAGCTACCTGGAGAAGGTGCGGCAGCTGGAGCGGGAGAACGCGGAGCTGGAGTGCCTCATCCAGGAGCGCTGCCAGCAGCAGGAGCCCCTGCTGTGCCCCAGCTACCAGTCCTACTTCCGGACCATCGAGGAGCTCCAGCAGAAGGTGAGGGGTGAGCtccccactgcctgggcaggAAGTCTCAGGGAGGGAGTCTGGGATATGATTCAGAAACCAGAGGAGCTCTTAGGGTGATTGATGCAATCAACAGGGGGTTCAAGCCTggcttttccattttctcttctggaGGGCCCATGTTATTCTAGGCCGGGGACTGTTAGGTCTGAATATTTGCATAGTGTTAGTCTACGTGGAGGTAGCAGCACTTTGCATAAATAAGCTGTAATTAAAAGCTGCCTCTGAAGGCTGCTGTGCTTTTGCCAAGCTCTGGAATTATTACCCTGGGGTGAGAGAAACCACTGAGCCCAAGAAGGGAGCTGAGGAAGCAGAACCTTCTGTAGAGACTggaccattttttttctctctctctcatcggGATCTTTGACTGCTCCGCCCTCTTATTGCTGCGGGTACCGAACTGCCTGGACTTCCCTGTCCTTTCCTAGACGCCCCTGGCTTCTCCCGGCGTGTACTTTCCAGCAAAGGCATAAAATGGTGGGCTAAAACCAGAGACAGTGAAAACTACTGACCAGGACATAGTGCCAAGCCATCCTGGGTGGTCGGGAGGGCACGGCTGCTTCCCTGACCcggccccctctcccctcccccaccaccccatcTGCTGGTTCTGTGTTGATCGTCCCCACTGGACTGGAAGATTCTTGAAGGCAGGATCTAGTGCTTACTCATTTTTGTATCTTCAGCTCTGAGAACCACGCCAGACATAAAGgaagttttaaaagataaatgctACTTACTACCAGTTTCTTAGTATTGctttttaggaaagaaaaagatcattTATCTACTGAGACTCTTCTTGCCTACAgggggggtcctcaggttacgacataGTTCCGTTCCTCCGGTAGtgatataacctgaattttggtgtaagtcaaaatacatcctagcctaagtcacttgcctatcctaacacagttgtaagaTCATAATCTAGAACGTAAAAAACAACTAAGCTACAAAAATGGcttaggtaagcgtactgggggacgccaactccctcacacaccgtgttactgcgtattcttctgccacgcacaaccaaactatttgCCCACGTGGTCTGTAAGTAGGATGCTAAcagcgtaagccaaaacactcacgtctcaactttttaaagtttttctgggagtgagcattgtaaactcaaaacatcgtatgtcgagactgtcgtaacccgaggaccccccgtattttggttttcttcttttcaaatttaatgactcaaatatttattgatcacatGGATAGTGTTTAATAATCTTATATAAGAtccactgtgattttttttttattctgctccTTCCAGATAAATGAATTAGTAGGGACTGCTGCTGGCTAAATGTAACCAAGCTCACAGCAGAATGTTCTGGGCCTTGTAGATCCTGTGTGCCAAGTCTGAGAACGCCCGGCTGGTGGTGCAGATTGACAACGCCAAGCTGGCCTCGGACGACTTCAGGACCAAGTGAGTGGCACATGGGTGGGTGtcgccctctctctgcctctccatccccTTAGCCCGTCTTCAGCACTGGCGAACAGCGACAAAGCTTCTCCTTGGATGCTTTCTCCGCCACCTCCTGGCTGGCCGGAGCTCCGAGGTCTCTCCCCCACATTCAGGCTCTCCCTCCGCTCCTCACACAGCAGCCTGCTGCCCTGATGCTCCACTCGGCCCACGTCCAATCAGGAGGCTCTGGGACGTGTCTTAATTTTGGCAATCTCGCCGTTTTTATGGGCTTTTATCCCCTGAAGTCCACTGGctcttaatttattaaaaattattagcaGTGGATTTTTCTCCAGGAGGCACTGCTCAGtattaaaaatctaaatgaaagAGACGACAGATGTAAAAAACTCAAGCCTCGACTCCCAGTTGTCCGACAAACCAAACCAGAGTCAAGGCCAGGCCTGCCTCTGACGCCCCTGTGCGCACCACAGGTACGAGACCGAGCTGGGCTTGCGGCAGCTGGTGGAGTCGGACATCAACAGCCTGCGCAGGATCCTGGACGAGCTGACCCTGTGCAAGTCCGACCTGGAGGCCCAGGTGGAGTCCCTGAAGGAGGAGCTGCTCTGCCTCAAGCAGAACCATGAGCAGGTAACGTCCCCCCAGGGGCAGCAAGACGGGCCTGGCGAAGGCCAGCTTCCAACCTCACAGGTGCGGGAGAGGCTCAGCTAGCCGGGGAACGTGTTCTCCAAACAAAAACGGATTGGTCAAGAATGAGTAATCGAAAAATCACTGATAGCAGATGAGGATGGCGACCaggcagcctctgccccaggtcagAGCAGGAGGGGTTGCAGAGCTCTTCCATCCAAATTTCCCATTTCACACTGGAGACGACAGACGAGCCTCTCCTCTCAGCCATGACGGCTGAGCTGGGAACAAAACCCCTCTCTTCCTTGTCACTCGGAGCTTTTCCTGCTAATCAGAATCGCCCGAGGGAAACACTGAAAAAAACGTTCACCACCACTGCTTGGCTGCACGAATAAAGAAGACTGATATTTCATGCAAGCTTTAAATTCCCAGAGAATGCAAATGATGAGGTTTCGTATTAATCAAGTGTGTGTTGTGCGCCATTGCACTAAGTGGTTGAGAACTCCAGAGGtagttctcattttatagatgaagaaattgggGCTTTTAGAAGCTTCTAGAAGCCACATGGTAAGTGGTAGGGATGAAACCCAAGTCAAACCTGACATCCACCTTGCCCTAGCTCCACACAATGTTGGCTCTGTGCAGAGGTGAGCAgtgacatgaacagatacttatTCCCTTCAGCAAAACCTACACTGGTGGAATCAGCAAATCACCAGTTAAGTTCATTCTATGCCAGAATGGCAGAGATTGAAGtaagcattttttaatttctctttagcCAAACTCTATCCTTGTTACCACTCATGGTTAAGAATCTAACGTAAGAGGCTCTATGGTACACCAGCAAAAATACCGAACTTGATATTTGGGGTCCACATTGCAAATCGTGGTCCACGACATCTCCTCTCCAGATGAGGAGTGGTACACTGAATACATGGGGGAAAGAGACCATGGACCtgaaagcactttgtaaagtGAATACATTTAGTCATGAATATAGAACCCAGTGAAGGAGAGGAACGGAGGGAACTGGGCTGTTGAAACCTTTCAAGTGTTGAATTGCATTCTTAGAGGAGAGGACCAGGATCCTTTGTGataccttcaatttgtaaatctttaaaacagcggttctcaacctgtgggtcgtgaccccggcggggtcgcctaagccatcggaaaatacataatgcatatcaggtatttacattctgaatcataactgtagcaaaattacagttatgaagtagccaccaaaattattttttggtctggggtcaccgcaacatgaggaactgtattgcggggtcacggcattagaaaggttgagaaccactgctttaaaagttaataaatattgttaaaatattttaaatcttccaTCAGGAAGTCAACACCCTGCGCTGCCAGATTGGAGACCGCCTCAACGTGGAGGTGGACGCTGCCCCCACCGTGGACCTGAACCGCGTGCTCAACGAGACCAGGTGTCAGTATGAGGCCATGGTGGAGACCAACCGCAGGGACGTGGAGGAATGGTATACCAACCAGGTGGGCATCTCGGCGCATGGCCACTCAGAACCCAAGGCCCATTACGGCCCTTAGGGCAGGGCCTGATCCTGTGTGTCACCTTTGGTGTTTCAGACCCAGGAGCTGAACAAGCAGGTGGTGTCCAGCGCAGAGCAGCTGCAGACCTGCCAGGCGGAGATCATCGAGCTGAGACGCACGGTCAACGCCCTGGAGATCGAGCTGCAGGCCCAGCACAACCTGGTGGGTGTCGCTCAGACCTCCCGGTGACAAGGGTCAGGTCGGGGAATCAGAGTCACAGGGATGTCCTTGGGGTCCCAGTCTCCTTGACTCTTGAAGCTTGTGAGTTCTGTGGAAGGAAGCCTGTGGAGGCACCTGGTCAAGGAGCAGCTGTGTGACACCCCCGTCTTCCCACAGAGAGACTCACTGGAGAACACGCTGACGGAGACCGAGGCCCGCTACAGCTCCCAGCTGTCCCAGGTGCAGTGCATGGTCACCAACGTGGAGTCCCAGCTGGCGGAGATCAGGAGCGACCTGGAGCGGCAGAACCAGGAGTACCAGGTGCTGCTGGACGTGCGGGCACGGCTGGAGTGTGAGATCAACACGTACCGGGGCCTGCTGGAGAGCGAGGACTGCAAGTGAGTATGAAGTTAGTTCCTTTCCTGGAGAGCGCGTGAGGTTGTGGTGGGGATGAAAGTCTTCTCAATGCAAATGAGTTTATAACTTCAAGCTTCTGGTTGGCTGCGAAGgaagaaagatataaacaaagTATGTTTAGTATCTTCCCATTTCTTCAGCTCATTTTACCCTAACCTGCCCCAATGCTTTTGTCTTCAGGCTCCCCTGCAACCCATGTGCCACAACCAATGCATGTGACAAGCCCATTGGACCCTGTATCTCCAATCCTTGTGCCCCACGTGTTCGGTGTGGGCCCTGCAACACCTTTGTGTGCTAGGggcccagtgccaggaagaggagaagggctCCAAAGTCACATCAACTCCACTTCATCCAAACATCTCCAACAGTGACCACTTTGGAGAAAGGAAGACACTTCACTTCTAACATCACCAGCTTCCAGGGTTCACTGCTAGTCTTCTGCTGAATTTCTGATTTGGCTCTTTACTCTGGGACATCAGAGCCTACTGGCTGTCTCTATCTTCTGAGTCTCACA from Saccopteryx leptura isolate mSacLep1 chromosome 2, mSacLep1_pri_phased_curated, whole genome shotgun sequence carries:
- the LOC136392162 gene encoding keratin, type I cuticular Ha3-I, which translates into the protein MPYNCCLPNLSCRSGCPSRPCVAPSCHNIPLPGACNIPANVGNCGWFCEGSFNGSEKETMQILNDRLASYLEKVRQLERENAELECLIQERCQQQEPLLCPSYQSYFRTIEELQQKILCAKSENARLVVQIDNAKLASDDFRTKYETELGLRQLVESDINSLRRILDELTLCKSDLEAQVESLKEELLCLKQNHEQEVNTLRCQIGDRLNVEVDAAPTVDLNRVLNETRCQYEAMVETNRRDVEEWYTNQTQELNKQVVSSAEQLQTCQAEIIELRRTVNALEIELQAQHNLRDSLENTLTETEARYSSQLSQVQCMVTNVESQLAEIRSDLERQNQEYQVLLDVRARLECEINTYRGLLESEDCKLPCNPCATTNACDKPIGPCISNPCAPRVRCGPCNTFVC